From a region of the Zingiber officinale cultivar Zhangliang chromosome 10B, Zo_v1.1, whole genome shotgun sequence genome:
- the LOC122029600 gene encoding uncharacterized protein LOC122029600 gives MVGIFSRISGGWGHRRAQSATDVRTSSAPIIEEVSAVHTAVNHGFEEAVEFKPVEHPSEPIVYDQPVACPLPEPSIINDGRIWKERRTSITGRAKADLPVVKDASCLESRDGTKPMPNPAKRHISSSLSAPEHSIISLLEECNTSQDQAGFFHSRVQRLEQGKKVEKDEL, from the exons ATGGTGGGGATTTTTTCTCGGATTTCTGGCGGATGGGGGCACCGCCGAGCGCAAAGCGCCACT GATGTTAGGACCTCATCGGCACCAATCATAGAGGAAGTTAGTGCTGTTCATACTGCTGTGAACCATGGATTTGAAGAAGCAGTGGAGTTTAAACCAGTGGAGCACCCATCCGAGCCAATAGTCTATGATCAACCAGTTGCATGCCCACTGCCAGAACCTTCAATAATAAAT GATGGAAGAATATGGAAAGAAAGGAGGACATCCATCACTGGTCGCGCCAAGGCAGATTTACCCGTCGTTAAAGATGCATCATGCCTTGAATCTCGAGATGGAACAAAGCCAATGCCAAATCCAGCCAAGCGACACATATCCTCCTCTCTCAGCGCACCTGAGCATAGTATCATCAGCCTGCTAGAGGAGTGTAATACATCTCAAGATCAAGCTG GTTTCTTTCACTCGCGTGTTCAACGTCTTGAACAAGGAAAGAAAGTGGAAAAAGATGAACTATAA
- the LOC122029601 gene encoding 18.1 kDa class I heat shock protein-like → MSIFPSLFGRKTNKPAAASQDPMSLDIWDACEGFSFATTTLALPTASAAVSMDWKETADHHVFLADFPGVKKEEVSIEVEEEKVLKISAQRAKVSEEKGDKWHRLERNHDKFFRSIRLPQDANTEEMKAKLENGVLVVTVPKKQDKKAQTRLVQIAG, encoded by the coding sequence ATGTCGATCTTCCCCAGCTTATTCGGTCGTAAGACTAACAAGCCAGCTGCTGCTTCCCAGGATCCCATGTCGCTTGACATCTGGGATGCCTGCGAAGGCTTCTCGTTTGCTACCACCACGCTAGCCCTTCCTACAGCCTCCGCCGCCGTGAGCATGGATTGGAAGGAGACTGCGGACCACCATGTCTTCCTGGCGGACTTCCCTGGAGTGAAGAAGGAGGAGGTGAGCATTGAGGTGGAAGAAGAGAAGGTCCTCAAGATAAGCGCACAAAGAGCTAAGGTGAGTGAAGAGAAAGGAGATAAGTGGCACCGTTTGGAACGCAACCACGACAAGTTCTTTCGCAGCATAAGGTTACCTCAGGACGCCAACACTGAGGAGATGAAGGCCAAGCTGGAGAATGGAGTGCTGGTGGTGACCGTGCCCAAGAAGCAGGACAAGAAGGCGCAGACTAGGCTCGTGCAAATTGCTGGCTAA